Proteins encoded together in one Cervus canadensis isolate Bull #8, Minnesota chromosome 7, ASM1932006v1, whole genome shotgun sequence window:
- the TMEM207 gene encoding transmembrane protein 207, which produces MLRSRLLSDTSVISKAGILCLPLFQLVLSDTPCEENEMCINYKDHYTNGWYIWFLLLIFLVALLCGTVIFCLQCCLRRLQNGPRRRTMAVFAVGDLDSVYGTEAAVTPTVGMHLHTQTPEPFCVPCFGVLGPPPPYEETKIKPILDLDR; this is translated from the exons ATGTTGAGATCCAGACTTTTAAGTGACACTTCAGTGATCTCAAAAGCAGGAATCTTGTGTCTGCCACTATTCCAG TTGGTGCTATCGGACACAccatgtgaagaaaatgaaat GTGCATAAACTATAAAGATCATTACACAAATGGCTGGTATATCTG GTTCTTGCTGCtgattttcctggtggctcttcTCTGTGGAACAGTGATCTTCTGCCTCCAGTGCTGCCTGAGGAGACTCCAAAATGGTCCCCGAAGACGCACCATGGCTGTTTTTGCTGTTGGAGACTTGGATTCCGTTTATG GGACAGAAGCAGCTGTGACTCCAACTGTTGGAATGCACCTACACACTCAAACCCCTGAACCGTTTTGTGTTCCCTGTTTTGGAGTTTTAGGCCCCCCGCCTCCATATGAAGAAACTAAAATCAAGCCGATTTTAGATCTAGATCGCTAA